A window of the Vibrio pomeroyi genome harbors these coding sequences:
- a CDS encoding prepilin-type N-terminal cleavage/methylation domain-containing protein has product MLKNQKGFSLVELVIVIVVVGLLAVAALPRFLDVTDEAKKSSIEGVAGGFATAVLSARAQWEAEARPSEKIGVETYNTVNYDGVDFWLTRSKNSSNVDTDFRDGYPWTLNNNSGTAPQDISDKTCSELMENLLQNPPKVGEVSVVASDSNYKYSAQANSGDATCTYVQLEGSTEHEFVYEIKTGRVTVTLQ; this is encoded by the coding sequence ATGCTTAAGAATCAAAAGGGTTTCTCCCTTGTCGAATTAGTCATAGTGATCGTGGTCGTTGGTTTATTGGCGGTAGCTGCTTTACCTCGCTTTCTCGATGTGACAGATGAAGCCAAAAAATCAAGCATTGAGGGCGTTGCTGGTGGCTTTGCGACCGCAGTTTTGTCGGCTAGAGCACAGTGGGAAGCAGAAGCTAGACCATCAGAGAAGATAGGTGTTGAAACATACAATACTGTAAATTATGATGGTGTTGATTTTTGGTTAACAAGATCAAAGAACAGTAGCAACGTCGATACCGACTTTCGAGATGGCTACCCTTGGACTCTGAACAACAATTCTGGCACCGCGCCACAAGATATTTCAGATAAAACATGTTCTGAACTGATGGAAAACTTGCTGCAAAATCCACCTAAAGTGGGTGAGGTTTCAGTTGTTGCTAGTGACTCAAATTACAAATATTCAGCGCAAGCGAATTCTGGCGATGCAACGTGTACTTACGTTCAATTAGAAGGTAGTACTGAGCATGAATTTGTTTACGAAATTAAAACTGGTCGTGTGACCGTAACTTTGCAGTAA
- a CDS encoding type IV pilus modification PilV family protein yields MKYVNSGFTLIESIIVIVLLGFAMLAFSTFLAPQSALSGQVNYSNRASALGQSIMTDLLARDYGSVSSGTPIELGSTYTNLDVDLVVANDTPTASMQEFTLTITASNNPPITLVAYKGEY; encoded by the coding sequence ATGAAGTACGTCAATAGTGGCTTTACGCTTATCGAGTCGATCATTGTTATTGTACTACTTGGTTTTGCAATGCTCGCATTTTCTACTTTTCTTGCACCACAATCCGCGCTTTCAGGACAAGTGAATTATTCCAACCGAGCTTCAGCATTAGGCCAAAGCATTATGACAGACCTTTTAGCTCGAGATTACGGCTCGGTGAGCTCTGGTACTCCAATTGAACTCGGCAGCACTTATACTAATTTAGATGTGGATTTGGTTGTTGCCAACGATACCCCAACTGCTTCGATGCAGGAATTTACGTTAACAATTACCGCAAGCAATAATCCTCCTATCACTTTAGTTGCTTATAAAGGGGAGTATTAA
- a CDS encoding type II secretion system F family protein, whose product MPTYRYVGRSSDGSQVTGQLDANNEDLAAESLMSKGIIPTSIKPGKSGGSVLDMDVSSLFTPNVPLEVLVLFCRQLYSLTKAGVPLLRSMKGLTQNCENKQLKAALEEVVAELTNGRGLAASMQMHPKVFSPLFVSMIGVGENTGRLDQALLQLAGYYEQEVETRKRIKTAMRYPTFVISFILIAMFILNIKVIPQFSSMFARFGVDLPLPTRILIGMSEFFVNYWGLMLGVIFGLIFAFKAWVKTDKGLEKWDRLRLKMPVIGGVVNRALLSRFSRTFALMLKAGVPLNQSLALSAEALDNRFLELRVQAMKSAIEAGSTVSSTAINSEIFTPLVIQMISVGEETGRIDELLLEVADFYDREVDYDLKTLTARIEPILLTIVAGMVLILALGIFLPMWGMLDAIKG is encoded by the coding sequence ATGCCAACTTATCGTTATGTAGGTCGCAGCTCTGATGGCAGTCAAGTTACTGGCCAGTTGGATGCGAATAACGAAGATCTCGCTGCTGAAAGCTTGATGAGCAAGGGGATCATTCCAACCTCCATTAAGCCGGGTAAAAGTGGCGGCTCTGTATTGGATATGGACGTTTCTAGCCTGTTTACGCCCAATGTCCCTCTTGAGGTGTTGGTTCTGTTTTGTAGACAGTTATACAGTCTAACTAAAGCGGGCGTGCCACTATTAAGGTCGATGAAAGGCCTCACTCAAAATTGCGAAAATAAACAGCTGAAAGCAGCACTTGAAGAAGTGGTCGCTGAGCTCACCAATGGTCGTGGGTTAGCAGCATCGATGCAGATGCACCCCAAAGTATTCAGTCCATTGTTTGTATCGATGATTGGTGTTGGTGAAAACACGGGTCGTTTAGATCAGGCTCTGCTGCAGTTGGCTGGGTACTATGAGCAGGAAGTTGAGACTCGTAAGCGAATCAAGACCGCGATGCGTTACCCAACCTTCGTGATCAGCTTTATTTTGATTGCGATGTTCATTCTTAACATCAAGGTTATTCCACAGTTCTCGAGCATGTTCGCACGTTTCGGTGTCGACCTGCCTCTGCCTACTCGAATTTTGATTGGTATGTCGGAGTTCTTTGTTAATTACTGGGGCTTAATGCTCGGAGTGATCTTTGGTCTTATCTTTGCTTTTAAAGCATGGGTTAAGACAGACAAAGGATTAGAGAAGTGGGACCGATTACGTTTGAAGATGCCAGTGATCGGTGGTGTAGTGAATCGAGCGCTGTTGTCACGTTTCTCACGTACCTTTGCACTGATGCTAAAAGCAGGCGTGCCACTAAACCAGTCGCTAGCATTATCGGCGGAAGCCTTAGATAACCGCTTTCTAGAGTTGCGAGTTCAAGCTATGAAGTCGGCCATTGAAGCCGGTAGTACGGTTTCATCGACCGCGATCAACAGCGAAATTTTCACACCGTTGGTGATACAAATGATTTCAGTGGGTGAAGAGACGGGTCGAATTGATGAGTTGTTGCTTGAAGTGGCTGATTTTTATGATCGAGAGGTCGATTACGATTTAAAGACTTTGACCGCCAGAATTGAACCAATCTTGTTGACGATAGTTGCGGGTATGGTTTTGATTTTAGCTCTGGGTATTTTCTTACCGATGTGGGGAATGCTCGATGCAATCAAAGGTTAA
- a CDS encoding PilW family protein: protein MKGKGFTLIEMILSIVISSIVLLGVANFTELGMRGYFGSVERFRLQTEARFVLEKLSREVRHAVPNLFPASVSSGCVSFYPIVDSGFYAISGADINFLVSDTGATSSSLQSMSLVINPTRPHTDISNLNNVYLLDSVVPPSVSAAYFSIPNGANTLVSESVGKRHYIFDSNNLVEYCLANSNLLTRNGVTISDRVMSENSTLSYQPADVQSNGVVELILEFAENNESTVFEQDIQVINVP from the coding sequence ATGAAAGGGAAAGGGTTTACGCTTATAGAGATGATTTTATCTATTGTCATCTCAAGTATCGTCTTGCTTGGTGTCGCGAATTTTACTGAACTCGGTATGAGAGGCTATTTTGGTTCTGTAGAACGCTTTCGACTACAAACTGAAGCCAGATTTGTCTTAGAAAAACTTTCGCGTGAAGTGAGGCATGCTGTACCTAATCTGTTTCCTGCTTCTGTAAGTAGCGGTTGCGTATCATTTTATCCAATTGTTGATTCAGGTTTTTACGCTATATCGGGGGCAGACATTAACTTTCTAGTTAGTGATACAGGAGCGACAAGCAGCTCATTGCAATCTATGTCATTGGTTATAAATCCGACTAGGCCACATACGGATATCAGCAACCTAAACAATGTATACCTTCTTGATAGTGTGGTTCCTCCAAGCGTATCTGCTGCATACTTTTCTATTCCAAACGGAGCTAACACTCTTGTCAGTGAATCTGTAGGTAAAAGGCACTACATTTTTGACTCAAATAACCTTGTGGAGTATTGCCTTGCGAATAGTAATTTACTAACTCGTAATGGTGTCACAATAAGCGATCGAGTTATGAGTGAGAATAGCACTCTGAGTTATCAACCTGCAGATGTTCAGAGTAATGGTGTTGTTGAGTTGATTCTCGAATTTGCAGAAAATAATGAGTCCACAGTGTTTGAGCAAGATATACAGGTGATTAATGTCCCGTAA
- a CDS encoding MSHA biogenesis protein MshP: protein MSRKASQRGSALVMVIFVIVVLGFLATSLSRTSWSDNDSNTRVVLGTQAWLLSHSVNEYVMTQFYPDPDPQASSAVDSVCSSNDLQPGGRIFTVASSMVDAASVNCSLDRVQCSNRGELDGFVFYVLESSVICGSGVSQVQRNQELWVKEAE from the coding sequence ATGTCCCGTAAAGCAAGCCAAAGAGGTAGTGCGCTAGTCATGGTCATCTTTGTTATCGTGGTGCTTGGTTTCTTAGCGACAAGTTTGAGTCGAACGAGTTGGTCTGATAATGATTCAAACACTCGAGTTGTACTTGGCACACAAGCTTGGTTACTCAGCCATTCGGTTAATGAGTATGTTATGACTCAGTTTTATCCGGATCCTGATCCCCAAGCTTCTTCTGCTGTTGATAGTGTTTGTAGTAGTAACGATCTTCAGCCTGGTGGTAGGATCTTTACGGTAGCAAGCTCTATGGTTGATGCAGCTTCGGTAAATTGTTCTCTTGACCGAGTGCAGTGTTCTAATCGGGGAGAGCTTGATGGCTTTGTTTTCTATGTTTTAGAGTCGTCAGTTATTTGTGGTTCTGGTGTGAGCCAAGTGCAGCGTAATCAAGAACTTTGGGTGAAGGAGGCTGAATGA
- a CDS encoding GspE/PulE family protein produces the protein MQIRLRKRLGDLLVEEGIITEAQVEQALASQKSTGRKLGDALIELGFLSEQQMLSFLSQQLAIPLIDLSRAVVDVEAVQLLPEVHARRLRALVIGRQGDTLRVAMSDPADLFAQESLLGQLGDYALEFVVAQERQLVDGFDRYYRRTKEIASFAEQLHAEHQVNEAFDFDIAEEDSDEVTVVKLINSLFEDAIQVGASDIHIEPDSNVLRLRQRIDGVLHETLLNEVNIASALVLRLKLMANLDISEKRLPQDGRFNIRAKGQSVDIRMSTMPVQHGESVVMRLLNQSAGLRKLESSGIPSDLLVRLRQQLRRPHGMILVTGPTGSGKTTTLYGALSELNEPGKKIITAEDPVEYRLPRVNQVQVNPKINLDFSTILRTFLRQDPDIILIGEMRDHETVEIGLRAALTGHLVLSTLHTNDAVDSALRMMDMGAPGYLVASAVRAVVAQRLVRKVCNDCKVEDELDEPRKQWLSVRFPNQVGVPFMKGRGCQNCNLTGYRGRIGVFEMLELEQNMMDALRANDAVGFAQTARQSENYKPLLASAMELALQGVVSLDEIMHLGEGDASGTIDPIYL, from the coding sequence ATGCAAATTAGATTAAGAAAAAGGCTTGGTGATTTGCTCGTTGAAGAGGGCATTATTACCGAGGCTCAAGTTGAACAAGCGCTTGCCTCTCAAAAAAGCACAGGCCGTAAGCTAGGTGATGCACTGATTGAACTTGGCTTCCTGTCAGAACAACAGATGCTGAGCTTCTTGTCGCAGCAGTTAGCTATTCCACTTATCGATTTAAGTCGCGCTGTTGTAGATGTTGAAGCGGTTCAGCTTTTACCCGAAGTACACGCTCGTCGTCTTCGTGCTTTGGTTATCGGACGCCAAGGCGATACTTTGCGTGTTGCTATGAGTGATCCTGCGGACTTATTTGCACAAGAATCTTTACTTGGTCAACTAGGCGACTACGCACTCGAATTCGTTGTTGCTCAAGAAAGGCAGTTAGTTGATGGTTTTGACCGTTACTACCGAAGAACCAAAGAGATCGCCTCATTTGCAGAGCAGCTTCACGCCGAACACCAAGTTAATGAAGCTTTCGATTTTGATATTGCCGAAGAAGACAGCGACGAAGTTACGGTTGTTAAGCTGATTAACTCACTGTTTGAAGATGCGATTCAAGTTGGCGCTTCCGATATTCATATCGAGCCAGACTCAAATGTACTGCGCCTTCGTCAACGTATTGATGGTGTGTTGCATGAAACCTTGTTAAACGAGGTCAATATCGCATCGGCTCTAGTTCTGCGCTTAAAGCTGATGGCAAACCTAGATATCTCAGAGAAGCGTCTTCCTCAAGATGGCCGCTTCAATATCCGAGCGAAAGGCCAATCTGTCGATATCCGTATGTCGACGATGCCAGTACAGCACGGCGAGTCTGTGGTGATGCGTCTGCTTAATCAATCTGCTGGTTTACGTAAATTGGAGTCGTCGGGTATCCCTAGTGATCTTCTGGTTCGTCTTCGCCAGCAGTTACGTCGTCCGCACGGAATGATCTTGGTTACTGGCCCTACTGGTTCGGGTAAAACAACCACCTTGTACGGTGCGTTAAGTGAATTGAACGAACCGGGTAAAAAGATCATTACCGCAGAAGACCCGGTGGAATACCGCCTTCCTCGTGTGAACCAAGTTCAGGTGAACCCTAAGATTAATCTCGATTTCTCTACGATCTTAAGAACCTTCCTACGTCAGGATCCCGATATCATTCTTATTGGTGAGATGCGTGACCACGAAACCGTAGAAATAGGCCTCAGAGCGGCACTGACGGGTCACTTAGTGTTAAGTACGTTGCATACCAATGATGCGGTAGACAGTGCTCTACGTATGATGGATATGGGCGCTCCGGGCTATCTGGTCGCCAGTGCCGTTCGAGCTGTAGTCGCTCAGCGATTGGTTCGTAAAGTGTGCAATGACTGTAAGGTTGAAGATGAGCTAGATGAACCTCGCAAGCAATGGTTGAGCGTTCGCTTCCCAAATCAGGTAGGCGTGCCATTTATGAAAGGGCGTGGCTGCCAGAACTGTAACCTAACGGGTTATCGTGGCCGTATTGGTGTTTTCGAGATGTTGGAGCTAGAACAAAACATGATGGATGCGCTTAGAGCCAATGATGCCGTTGGTTTTGCTCAAACGGCGAGACAGTCTGAAAACTACAAACCGCTCTTGGCTTCTGCGATGGAACTGGCTTTACAAGGTGTTGTGAGTCTCGACGAGATAATGCACCTTGGTGAAGGCGATGCGTCCGGTACAATCGACCCAATTTATCTGTAG
- a CDS encoding tetratricopeptide repeat protein produces MSVINNALSELAKKKSETSIEAAVVPKVKTRSPFVWVAAGFTLSLAMGGWAISQGPAVDSSISTRDVQVSVVDSAEGEPKTVVTPLVSSPTRKLVTLDSTNLSADNTTIVKSTQTQSAKSDSVAASIQVVAKPQATSKSQNVPKAEVAKPIYVASAANKDAKSLPNDSKASGDSENSGIMIEQVELTSEQLSINAQGRAQKALDANDLDGALKGYNEALRYAPRNEDVRQKLAILYFGKGDTRKAYELYQSGIKLNNNSEKLRLGLSKLLVKADQSEAALSPLIHLPPNPTQDYLAMRAALSQKSQQEEIALESYQKLVEIDSDNARWWLGLAIQQERQLDFAAAKQSYQGALVRVGISSQSQSFVRDRLKIINALEESSDAN; encoded by the coding sequence ATGAGCGTCATTAATAACGCCTTGTCTGAATTGGCAAAGAAAAAATCAGAGACTTCAATTGAAGCCGCAGTCGTGCCGAAAGTAAAAACACGCTCACCTTTCGTTTGGGTTGCTGCGGGCTTTACACTCAGCTTAGCTATGGGCGGTTGGGCGATTTCACAAGGTCCTGCTGTTGATAGTTCAATATCAACTCGGGACGTTCAAGTTTCTGTTGTTGATAGTGCTGAAGGTGAGCCGAAAACGGTAGTTACTCCACTTGTATCGTCACCAACTAGGAAGCTAGTGACGCTAGATTCTACGAACCTTTCTGCTGACAACACGACGATTGTTAAAAGCACTCAAACTCAGTCTGCTAAGTCCGATTCAGTTGCTGCATCGATTCAGGTAGTGGCAAAGCCGCAAGCAACTTCTAAGTCTCAAAACGTGCCTAAAGCGGAAGTTGCAAAACCAATCTATGTTGCTAGTGCAGCTAATAAAGATGCCAAATCACTCCCTAATGATTCCAAAGCGTCTGGTGATTCAGAAAATAGCGGAATAATGATTGAGCAGGTCGAGTTAACGTCTGAGCAACTCTCTATTAATGCCCAAGGTCGAGCTCAGAAAGCGCTTGATGCGAACGATCTTGATGGTGCGTTGAAAGGTTATAACGAAGCGCTTCGCTATGCCCCAAGAAATGAAGATGTTCGTCAGAAGCTCGCAATTCTCTATTTTGGTAAGGGGGATACGCGTAAAGCCTACGAACTTTATCAGTCTGGTATCAAACTTAACAACAACAGCGAAAAGCTGCGCTTAGGTTTATCAAAACTGCTGGTTAAAGCAGACCAATCTGAAGCGGCTTTGAGTCCATTGATACATTTACCGCCTAATCCAACTCAGGACTATTTAGCGATGCGTGCCGCGCTGAGCCAAAAATCTCAGCAAGAAGAGATTGCATTAGAGAGTTATCAAAAACTGGTTGAGATTGATTCGGATAACGCTCGCTGGTGGCTAGGTTTGGCTATCCAACAAGAGCGACAACTCGATTTTGCCGCGGCAAAACAATCTTACCAAGGTGCACTAGTCCGAGTTGGCATCTCATCTCAATCGCAAAGCTTTGTGCGAGATCGATTAAAAATAATCAATGCTTTAGAGGAGAGCAGCGATGCAAATTAG
- a CDS encoding MSHA biogenesis protein MshF, which produces MLNNLQRSRFVIWTVVILFLVIGLLSAWETVEEEATNTAFIVASKRILEQANLFKQQYLLKGTKRENDSESPKVYSRTGWIMPIQGSERDCNYWLDQLYPQGSVLGLSSPSVEDKSDNIQFHCSYHYGDKYQIDILLERERFSVKANILAL; this is translated from the coding sequence ATGCTAAATAACCTACAGCGCTCACGTTTTGTTATTTGGACTGTGGTTATTCTTTTTCTTGTGATTGGATTACTTTCTGCATGGGAAACGGTAGAAGAAGAAGCGACTAATACGGCATTTATCGTAGCGAGCAAACGAATTCTTGAGCAAGCAAATCTGTTCAAACAACAGTATTTGTTAAAGGGTACTAAACGAGAAAATGATTCAGAATCACCAAAAGTTTACAGTAGAACAGGGTGGATAATGCCGATTCAGGGCTCAGAGCGAGACTGCAATTATTGGCTGGATCAATTATATCCCCAAGGGAGTGTTTTAGGGCTAAGCTCTCCAAGTGTTGAAGATAAAAGTGATAACATACAGTTTCATTGTAGTTATCATTATGGTGATAAATATCAGATAGATATATTACTCGAAAGAGAAAGGTTTAGTGTAAAAGCCAATATTTTGGCTTTGTGA
- a CDS encoding ExeA family protein: MYQAHFGFEQLPFTLTPNTDFFYGLAPHFEAIQTVISALEMGEGVIKVTGEVGTGKTMVCRILVNHLKDCTALIYLPNPVLSGADLRHAVAKELDLTIDNEATLVDNIQHKLIDLHNSGLRVVAILDEAQALSDEALETLRLFGNLETEDKKLLQIVLLGQPELDARLEAYHLRQFRQRITFSSTLRPLTLDETVAYIDNRITKSGGNPELFSLNQKKAICRSSLGIPRLINQLCHKALLLSFSEDKKSIDNQHLFFAMHETYDVCKPKFKTPILWGWN; encoded by the coding sequence ATGTATCAAGCTCACTTTGGTTTTGAACAACTGCCATTTACGTTAACGCCGAATACCGATTTCTTTTATGGTTTGGCGCCTCATTTTGAGGCGATTCAAACGGTCATCTCGGCGTTGGAAATGGGAGAGGGCGTGATTAAAGTTACCGGTGAGGTGGGCACGGGGAAAACCATGGTCTGTCGGATACTGGTTAATCATTTAAAGGATTGTACGGCGTTAATCTATTTGCCAAATCCTGTGTTGTCTGGCGCTGATTTACGTCACGCTGTCGCTAAAGAACTTGATTTGACCATCGATAATGAAGCCACTTTAGTCGATAACATTCAACATAAGTTGATTGATTTACACAACTCGGGTTTGAGAGTGGTCGCTATACTGGATGAGGCGCAAGCTCTATCCGATGAGGCTCTTGAAACCTTAAGGCTGTTCGGCAACCTTGAAACAGAAGATAAGAAATTGCTTCAAATAGTGTTGCTCGGGCAGCCTGAATTGGACGCTCGATTAGAGGCTTACCACCTAAGACAATTTCGTCAAAGAATCACATTCAGTTCAACACTGAGGCCGCTGACGCTCGATGAGACGGTAGCTTACATTGATAATCGAATTACTAAATCTGGTGGCAATCCTGAACTGTTCAGTTTGAATCAAAAAAAGGCGATTTGCCGTTCTTCATTGGGTATTCCAAGGTTGATAAACCAGTTGTGTCATAAGGCTCTGTTGCTCTCGTTCAGTGAAGATAAGAAAAGTATCGATAATCAGCACCTGTTCTTCGCCATGCACGAAACTTACGATGTGTGTAAGCCTAAATTTAAAACGCCAATACTGTGGGGTTGGAATTAA
- a CDS encoding prepilin-type N-terminal cleavage/methylation domain-containing protein has product MNIKPNKGFTLVELIVVILLLAIIAVTAISRFSGRQSYELYALQEQASSVIRQIQLNRMQSNMDMSVSGAESLRLVAANNCIGSQSACDNLSETRSDVIASDDYSFASVPTSSHSSPIEFNLLGNPENTASSGVQITISSNNSSDRAWVCINSQGFVYPSNQVCP; this is encoded by the coding sequence ATGAATATAAAGCCAAACAAAGGTTTCACTTTAGTGGAGCTGATTGTGGTGATTCTTTTACTTGCTATTATTGCTGTAACAGCCATTAGCCGTTTTAGTGGACGCCAAAGCTATGAGTTGTATGCCCTACAAGAGCAAGCCTCTTCTGTCATTCGACAAATTCAGCTCAATAGAATGCAATCTAACATGGATATGTCTGTGTCAGGTGCTGAAAGCTTACGTTTAGTCGCTGCGAACAATTGCATCGGTTCACAATCTGCTTGTGACAACTTATCTGAAACAAGAAGTGATGTTATCGCTAGTGATGATTATAGTTTCGCGTCTGTGCCTACCTCTAGCCATTCTTCTCCAATCGAATTCAACCTTTTAGGTAACCCTGAAAATACTGCCTCATCTGGTGTTCAAATTACTATCTCATCTAATAATAGTTCCGACAGAGCTTGGGTTTGTATCAATTCTCAAGGTTTTGTTTATCCAAGTAATCAGGTATGCCCATGA
- a CDS encoding prepilin-type N-terminal cleavage/methylation domain-containing protein yields the protein MKRQGGFTLIELVVVIVILGILAVTAAPRFLNLQDDARESSLQGLKGAIDGAAGITYGKAAVEGLEAVSSGQNVEGIDIAFGYPTADDTGIGAAVVGLTTDWSRSASNGVMTLTFSGTSAATATGCIVTYTQATGTTAASAASTTVTLGAGCNGN from the coding sequence ATGAAAAGACAAGGCGGTTTCACCCTAATCGAACTAGTGGTTGTAATTGTTATTCTAGGTATTCTTGCTGTAACTGCGGCACCACGTTTCCTAAATCTACAAGATGATGCTCGTGAATCTTCACTACAAGGCTTGAAAGGGGCAATTGACGGTGCTGCTGGTATTACTTATGGTAAAGCTGCTGTTGAAGGGTTAGAGGCTGTATCTTCAGGACAAAACGTAGAAGGTATTGATATTGCTTTTGGTTACCCTACCGCTGATGATACAGGTATAGGTGCGGCTGTTGTTGGCCTAACAACAGATTGGAGTCGATCTGCTAGTAATGGTGTTATGACACTGACCTTTTCCGGCACTAGTGCAGCGACTGCAACTGGATGTATTGTTACTTATACACAAGCTACAGGCACAACAGCGGCCTCAGCTGCCTCTACAACAGTAACTCTTGGTGCTGGTTGTAATGGTAACTAA